A window of Proteus columbae contains these coding sequences:
- the dolP gene encoding division/outer membrane stress-associated lipid-binding lipoprotein produces the protein MKLLPITAVLCSALLLQGCIGAAVVGTAAVAGKTATDPRSLGQQVDDGTLEARVSGALNKNEQIKKSNSRIVATAYQGNILLTGQSPDMSVANTAKQVASQVEGVNNVYNEVRQGEPVTLGTASSDTWLTTKVRSQILGSDSVKSSSVKVITENGEVFLFGILTRQEGAAVAKIASETKGVVKVTTAFTYLN, from the coding sequence ATGAAATTGCTTCCTATCACTGCAGTGCTGTGTTCTGCACTTTTACTGCAAGGTTGTATCGGCGCAGCTGTTGTCGGCACAGCCGCAGTTGCGGGTAAAACTGCAACCGATCCTCGCTCATTAGGGCAACAAGTTGACGATGGTACCTTGGAAGCTCGTGTTTCTGGTGCTCTAAACAAAAACGAACAGATCAAGAAAAGTAATTCACGTATTGTGGCGACTGCTTATCAAGGCAATATTCTGTTAACAGGTCAAAGCCCTGATATGTCTGTTGCGAATACAGCAAAACAAGTCGCAAGTCAGGTTGAAGGGGTGAATAACGTCTACAACGAAGTGCGCCAAGGTGAGCCTGTGACATTAGGCACAGCATCTTCAGATACATGGTTAACAACCAAAGTTCGCTCTCAAATTTTAGGCAGTGATTCAGTAAAATCCTCTTCTGTAAAAGTGATCACTGAAAATGGTGAAGTGTTCTTGTTTGGTATTTTAACCCGCCAAGAAGGGGCTGCTGTTGCAAAAATTGCCAGTGAAACCAAAGGGGTAGTAAAAGTCACTACCGCATTTACTTACCTTAACTGA
- a CDS encoding penicillin-binding protein activator, with protein sequence MLSSIFVRFKTGLSYTAILSALIMSGCTLTGQQEQPLTPAAKAEMEMKQFQKVIDDAQGLASLDVIRAYIGLETLITDPQLHQKNIDDTWLTLTKLTPEQRRGVVIKADENTLQGWLDLLNTYEYNKDDADKLSAAVREWQTRYPRNPAALTLPASLLRLSQPSVSTSSQIALLLPLTGQAKVFGEAIRQGFLDAQSGLPQPQAMPTAPQEPKKDDSLASILEELGINNTETPATDTAKETTENTQATQNQEKESSTFSGDTTLRLDPVAQNSRQVIVYDTNSQPIDVLMKKVQQDGANLIVGPLLKPEVMKTIELQSGLPVLALNELDNVPSATTVCFFSLSPEDETRNAAQHLRQQQKSNPLIIVPDNKFGQRMAQTFADEWQRTGGGTVLQQTFSSVDSLKASINRGVGIRMTGTPVLPTANAPLPLETQSIPSVGGAIDSVYIIATSDELTLIKPMIDMAISTQKRPPIYVSSRSNQGGTGPDFRMEMDGIQFSDIPLMAGANLPLMQKASSKFANDYSLMRLYAMGIDAWSLANNYNDLTKGTLRFNGISGSLRVENNCTVYRELPWMQFKQGKIEPVVQ encoded by the coding sequence ATGCTTTCCTCAATTTTTGTGCGTTTTAAAACAGGTTTATCCTATACTGCGATACTCTCTGCGTTGATTATGTCAGGTTGTACCCTGACGGGGCAACAAGAACAACCTCTCACTCCAGCTGCAAAAGCAGAAATGGAGATGAAACAATTTCAAAAAGTGATTGATGACGCTCAAGGGCTAGCATCTTTAGATGTTATTAGAGCCTATATTGGGTTAGAAACATTAATTACTGATCCTCAACTGCATCAGAAAAATATTGATGATACATGGCTCACGCTAACCAAACTCACACCAGAGCAACGCCGTGGCGTTGTTATCAAAGCAGATGAAAATACACTGCAAGGTTGGTTAGATTTACTGAATACCTATGAATACAACAAAGATGATGCTGATAAGCTATCAGCAGCAGTCAGAGAATGGCAGACTCGCTATCCTCGTAATCCAGCTGCATTAACCCTTCCAGCATCATTATTACGTCTTTCACAACCCTCTGTAAGTACGAGTAGCCAAATCGCATTATTATTACCTTTAACAGGGCAAGCGAAAGTCTTTGGTGAAGCTATTCGCCAAGGTTTCCTTGATGCACAAAGTGGTTTACCGCAACCTCAAGCTATGCCGACAGCACCGCAAGAGCCTAAAAAAGATGACAGCCTTGCATCAATTTTAGAAGAGTTGGGCATCAATAATACAGAGACACCAGCAACAGATACGGCAAAAGAAACAACCGAAAATACGCAAGCGACTCAAAATCAAGAAAAAGAGAGCTCAACATTTTCTGGTGATACAACATTACGCTTAGATCCTGTTGCACAAAACTCACGCCAAGTAATTGTTTATGATACCAATAGCCAGCCTATTGATGTTTTAATGAAAAAAGTGCAACAAGACGGCGCTAACTTAATTGTTGGCCCGCTGCTAAAACCTGAAGTCATGAAGACGATAGAGCTTCAAAGTGGTTTACCTGTATTAGCACTCAATGAGTTAGATAATGTGCCTTCTGCAACCACGGTTTGCTTCTTCTCGCTTTCGCCAGAAGATGAAACACGTAATGCGGCACAACATTTACGTCAGCAACAAAAATCAAACCCATTAATTATTGTTCCTGATAATAAATTTGGTCAAAGAATGGCTCAAACATTTGCTGATGAGTGGCAACGCACAGGTGGTGGCACCGTTTTACAACAAACTTTTAGTTCTGTTGATAGCTTAAAAGCCTCTATTAACCGTGGTGTGGGTATTCGTATGACAGGTACGCCTGTTCTACCAACAGCTAATGCACCTTTACCATTAGAGACACAATCTATTCCATCTGTGGGTGGTGCCATTGATTCGGTTTACATCATTGCCACCAGCGATGAATTAACCTTAATTAAGCCAATGATTGATATGGCGATCAGCACCCAAAAACGTCCACCAATTTATGTTAGTTCGCGGAGTAACCAAGGTGGAACAGGCCCTGATTTCCGTATGGAGATGGATGGTATTCAATTTAGTGATATTCCATTGATGGCTGGCGCTAATTTGCCGTTAATGCAAAAAGCATCCAGCAAGTTTGCGAACGATTACTCATTAATGCGTCTTTATGCCATGGGAATTGATGCATGGTCATTAGCAAACAATTACAATGATCTGACAAAAGGCACATTACGTTTTAATGGTATTTCAGGTTCATTACGTGTTGAAAACAACTGTACTGTTTATAGAGAACTTCCTTGGATGCAGTTTAAACAAGGTAAAATTGAACCTGTGGTACAGTAA
- a CDS encoding urease accessory protein UreD — protein sequence MSDFSGKGWLAEIVLRYEVKREITRLTEKRHIGPLMVQRPFYPEQGIAHTYLLHPPGGVVGGDNLLINIDVQPQAHALLTTPGATKFYRSAGGVARQVQTLKVAANGFLEWLPQENIFFPEAQVCLETHIHIASTARFIGWEIQCFGRPVLNEWFENGNVKGRLNFYIDEKLTLTESLFVDGLQKRSAAMREFPMLGALYIYPATDELKSLIQQSVEISSATYDPVIEYGLTDVDGILVLRLLGSQTEPMMACFAQVWQTVRQHWLGYCPEPPRIWAT from the coding sequence ATGTCTGACTTTTCAGGGAAGGGTTGGCTTGCTGAAATCGTTTTACGTTATGAAGTAAAACGCGAAATAACACGTCTTACAGAAAAGCGCCATATCGGCCCATTAATGGTTCAGCGTCCTTTTTATCCTGAGCAAGGTATTGCACACACTTATTTGCTTCATCCCCCAGGCGGTGTGGTTGGTGGCGATAATCTATTGATCAATATTGATGTGCAGCCTCAAGCGCACGCGTTGCTCACAACACCTGGAGCCACTAAGTTTTACCGTAGTGCAGGTGGTGTTGCTCGGCAAGTTCAAACTTTAAAAGTGGCAGCTAATGGCTTTTTAGAGTGGTTACCTCAAGAAAATATCTTTTTTCCTGAAGCTCAAGTTTGCCTAGAAACGCATATTCATATTGCATCTACAGCCAGATTTATTGGCTGGGAAATCCAATGCTTTGGTCGCCCCGTTTTAAATGAATGGTTTGAAAATGGCAATGTAAAAGGGCGTTTAAATTTCTATATTGATGAAAAGTTGACATTAACTGAGTCACTTTTTGTCGATGGTTTACAAAAAAGATCGGCTGCCATGCGTGAATTTCCGATGTTGGGGGCACTTTATATTTATCCCGCAACAGACGAATTAAAAAGCCTCATTCAACAGAGCGTTGAGATTTCTTCAGCCACTTACGATCCTGTTATCGAATATGGTTTAACGGATGTAGACGGTATTTTAGTTTTACGGTTATTAGGCTCGCAAACAGAGCCGATGATGGCGTGTTTTGCTCAAGTTTGGCAAACCGTCAGACAACACTGGTTAGGGTATTGCCCTGAGCCGCCTCGTATATGGGCGACATAA
- a CDS encoding YraN family protein, with protein sequence MIFSKSPYFLGLYYEQKALKYLRQQGLILIERNVRYPCGEIDLIMQEKRTWVFVEVRFRRNILFGDAISSITPSKRRRLWRTAQCWLAQRQESIETSDCRFDICAFNQRQLIWLKNILDYTEFIR encoded by the coding sequence ATGATTTTTTCTAAAAGCCCTTATTTTTTAGGGCTGTATTATGAGCAAAAAGCGCTAAAATATTTACGCCAACAAGGATTAATATTGATTGAGCGTAATGTCCGATATCCCTGCGGAGAAATTGATCTTATTATGCAGGAAAAGAGGACATGGGTATTTGTTGAGGTTCGTTTTAGACGTAACATCTTATTTGGTGATGCAATAAGCTCTATTACTCCCTCAAAACGACGTCGCTTGTGGCGTACAGCACAGTGTTGGTTAGCACAACGCCAAGAAAGTATCGAGACATCAGACTGTCGCTTTGACATTTGTGCATTTAATCAACGCCAGCTAATATGGTTAAAAAACATTCTCGATTATACGGAATTTATTCGTTAA
- the ureG gene encoding urease accessory protein UreG: MQEYNQPLRIGVGGPVGSGKTALLEVLCKAMRDTYEIAVVTNDIYTQEDAKILTRAEALDADRIIGVETGGCPHTAIREDASMNLAAVEELAMRHKNLDIVFVESGGDNLSATFSPELADLTIYVIDVAEGEKIPRKGGPGITHSDLLVINKIDLAPYVGASLEVMEADTARMRPVKPYVFTNLKEKVGLETIIDFIIDKGMLRR; this comes from the coding sequence ATGCAAGAATATAATCAACCACTACGTATTGGTGTGGGTGGTCCTGTTGGATCAGGAAAAACCGCACTGTTAGAAGTTCTTTGTAAAGCAATGCGCGACACTTATGAAATCGCGGTTGTGACTAACGATATTTATACTCAAGAAGATGCCAAGATCTTAACGCGTGCTGAAGCATTAGATGCGGATCGTATTATTGGTGTCGAAACGGGCGGTTGCCCTCATACTGCTATTCGTGAAGACGCATCAATGAACCTTGCGGCGGTTGAAGAATTAGCTATGCGCCACAAAAATCTTGATATCGTTTTTGTGGAAAGCGGTGGTGATAACTTAAGTGCGACATTTAGCCCTGAGCTTGCTGATTTAACTATTTACGTCATTGATGTTGCCGAAGGTGAAAAGATCCCTCGTAAAGGTGGTCCTGGTATTACTCATTCCGATCTACTCGTGATCAACAAGATCGATCTAGCACCTTATGTTGGAGCATCATTAGAAGTGATGGAAGCAGACACAGCAAGAATGCGTCCTGTGAAGCCTTATGTTTTCACAAATCTAAAAGAAAAAGTGGGCTTGGAAACGATTATCGATTTTATCATTGATAAAGGGATGTTAAGACGCTAA
- the ureC gene encoding urease subunit alpha: MKTISRQAYADMFGPTTGDRLRLADTELFLEIEKDFTTYGEEVKFGGGKVIRDGMGQSQVINAECVDVLITNAIILDHWGIVKADIGIKDGRIVGIGKAGNPDVQPNVDIVVGPATEVVAGEGKIVTAGGVDTHIHFICPQQAQEGLVSGVTTFIGGGTGPVAGTNATTVTPGIWNMHRMLEAVDELPINVGLFGKGCVSQPEAVREQIEAGAIGLKIHEDWGATPMAIHNCLNVADEMDVQVAIHSDTLNEGGFYEETVKAIAGRVIHVFHTEGAGGGHAPDVIKSVGEPNILPASTNPTMPYTINTVDEHLDMLMVCHHLDPSIPEDVAFAESRIRRETIAAEDILHDMGAISVMSSDSQAMGRVGEVILRTWQCAHKMKLQRGILEGDTPESDNHRIKRYVAKYTINPALAHGIAHEVGSIEKGKLADLVLWDPAFFGVKPALIMKGGMVAYAPMGDINAAIPTPQPVHYRPMYACLGKAKYQTSMIFMSKAGIDAGVPEKLGLKSLIGRVKGCRNVTKASMIHNSYVPHIELDPQTYIVKADGVPLVCEPATQLPMAQRYFLF, encoded by the coding sequence ATGAAAACTATCTCACGTCAAGCTTATGCAGATATGTTTGGCCCCACAACTGGCGACCGTCTGCGATTAGCTGATACTGAGCTTTTTCTTGAAATTGAAAAAGACTTCACCACTTATGGCGAAGAGGTCAAGTTTGGTGGTGGTAAAGTTATTCGTGATGGTATGGGGCAGAGCCAAGTCATCAATGCTGAATGTGTCGATGTACTTATTACAAACGCCATTATTTTAGATCATTGGGGTATCGTAAAAGCGGATATCGGTATTAAAGATGGTCGCATTGTGGGTATCGGTAAAGCCGGTAATCCTGATGTACAGCCTAATGTGGATATTGTTGTAGGGCCTGCCACTGAAGTGGTTGCTGGTGAAGGTAAAATTGTTACCGCGGGTGGCGTTGATACGCATATTCACTTTATCTGCCCTCAACAAGCACAAGAAGGTTTAGTGTCTGGTGTCACCACGTTTATTGGTGGTGGTACAGGACCAGTAGCTGGAACAAATGCAACCACAGTCACTCCGGGTATTTGGAACATGCACCGCATGTTAGAGGCTGTTGATGAACTCCCGATTAATGTTGGTTTATTTGGTAAAGGCTGTGTGAGTCAACCTGAAGCCGTTCGTGAGCAAATTGAAGCGGGTGCTATTGGTCTAAAAATTCATGAAGACTGGGGCGCAACACCAATGGCAATTCATAACTGCCTTAATGTTGCCGATGAAATGGATGTGCAAGTTGCTATTCACTCTGACACCTTAAATGAAGGCGGTTTCTATGAAGAAACTGTGAAAGCAATTGCTGGTCGTGTGATCCACGTTTTCCACACCGAAGGCGCGGGTGGTGGGCATGCACCCGATGTAATCAAATCAGTCGGAGAGCCAAATATTCTCCCCGCTTCAACCAATCCTACAATGCCTTATACCATTAACACGGTAGATGAGCATCTTGATATGTTGATGGTTTGCCATCACCTTGATCCTTCTATTCCTGAAGATGTGGCTTTTGCTGAATCTCGTATTCGCCGTGAAACCATTGCTGCGGAAGATATTTTGCATGATATGGGCGCTATTTCTGTTATGTCGTCGGACTCGCAGGCAATGGGGCGCGTAGGTGAAGTGATCCTTCGTACTTGGCAATGTGCACACAAAATGAAATTACAACGTGGCATATTAGAAGGTGACACACCTGAAAGTGATAACCATCGCATTAAACGCTATGTGGCGAAATACACTATTAATCCTGCTTTAGCGCATGGTATTGCACATGAAGTTGGTTCTATTGAAAAAGGAAAATTGGCTGATCTGGTTTTATGGGATCCGGCTTTCTTTGGTGTGAAACCCGCATTGATCATGAAAGGTGGCATGGTGGCTTATGCGCCAATGGGTGATATTAACGCGGCTATTCCAACGCCTCAGCCTGTGCATTATCGTCCAATGTATGCGTGTTTAGGTAAAGCGAAATATCAAACGTCGATGATCTTTATGTCGAAAGCGGGGATCGACGCAGGTGTACCTGAAAAGCTGGGCTTAAAGAGCTTAATTGGTCGTGTTAAAGGTTGTCGTAATGTGACTAAAGCTTCGATGATCCACAATAGTTATGTGCCTCATATCGAGCTTGATCCTCAAACCTATATTGTGAAAGCTGATGGTGTGCCATTAGTATGCGAACCTGCAACGCAATTACCTATGGCACAACGCTATTTCCTCTTTTGA
- a CDS encoding urease subunit beta: protein MIPGEIRVNQALGDIELNAGRETKTIQVANHGDRPVQVGSHYHFYEVNDALKFEREGTLGFRLNIPAGMAVRFEPGQSRTVELVAFAGKREIYGFHGKVMGKLESEKK, encoded by the coding sequence ATGATACCCGGTGAAATTAGAGTTAATCAGGCATTAGGGGATATCGAGCTTAATGCCGGTCGAGAGACAAAAACAATACAGGTTGCTAATCATGGTGATAGACCCGTGCAAGTCGGTTCTCATTATCATTTTTATGAAGTGAATGACGCACTGAAATTTGAACGAGAAGGCACTTTGGGTTTTCGTTTAAATATTCCAGCGGGCATGGCGGTTCGTTTTGAACCCGGTCAAAGCCGCACAGTCGAATTGGTGGCTTTTGCAGGAAAACGTGAAATTTACGGTTTTCATGGCAAAGTGATGGGTAAATTGGAGAGTGAGAAAAAATGA
- the ureE gene encoding urease accessory protein UreE, with amino-acid sequence MKRFTQLIDKQKALETATSEKQALTLCLTMDERTKSRLKVTLSDGQEAGLFLPRGTVLKEGDILLSEDNTLVTIEAAKEQVSTVYSDDPLLLARVCYHLGNRHVPLQIEAGWCRYFHDHVLDDMARGLGANVVVGLEKYQPEPGAYGGSSGGHHHHHSHDDDDHHHHH; translated from the coding sequence ATGAAACGATTTACTCAACTTATTGATAAACAAAAAGCGCTTGAAACAGCAACGTCAGAAAAACAGGCTCTTACTTTGTGCTTAACGATGGATGAAAGAACCAAAAGCCGTTTAAAAGTGACCTTAAGTGATGGGCAAGAAGCTGGGCTATTTTTGCCTCGTGGTACGGTGCTAAAAGAGGGCGATATCTTACTATCAGAAGATAATACGCTGGTAACGATTGAAGCGGCAAAAGAGCAAGTTTCAACCGTGTATAGTGACGATCCGCTGTTATTGGCTCGTGTTTGTTACCACTTAGGTAATCGTCATGTTCCATTACAAATCGAAGCGGGTTGGTGTCGTTATTTTCATGATCATGTTTTAGATGATATGGCGAGAGGTTTAGGCGCCAATGTAGTGGTGGGTTTAGAGAAATATCAACCTGAGCCAGGCGCTTATGGTGGATCGTCAGGTGGTCATCATCACCATCACTCTCATGACGATGACGATCATCATCATCATCACTAA
- a CDS encoding pirin family protein, with the protein MIKYRTAQQCGKADYGWLQARYTFSFGHYFDPHFLDYGTLRVLNQEVLAPNSEFKAKTYPHVDVVNLILQGEATYLDNMGRTVTAKENECLLISPHNTDTYIERNSSPDTPLTRIQLWLNACPQQESLASQKLALDENLKYQLLASPTGDDGSLILRQTIWLYHIHLQAGDEITLPIKGQKGFLQSIKGGTYLQTSTQENGQIQCGDGAFIQESHSITLKSSAEFRGLFIDIIS; encoded by the coding sequence ATGATAAAATACAGAACAGCACAACAGTGTGGCAAAGCGGACTATGGCTGGCTACAAGCTCGCTACACATTTTCCTTTGGCCACTACTTTGACCCTCATTTTTTAGACTACGGCACGCTAAGAGTTCTCAACCAAGAAGTGCTTGCCCCAAATTCTGAATTTAAAGCAAAGACTTATCCTCATGTTGATGTGGTTAACTTGATCCTTCAAGGAGAAGCGACATACCTTGATAATATGGGGCGTACAGTGACGGCAAAAGAAAATGAGTGCTTACTTATTTCACCGCATAATACTGATACGTATATAGAGAGAAACAGCAGCCCTGATACACCGTTAACCCGTATTCAGTTGTGGTTAAATGCGTGTCCACAACAAGAAAGTTTAGCTTCACAAAAATTGGCTTTAGATGAAAACTTAAAATATCAATTGTTAGCTTCACCTACCGGTGATGATGGCTCATTAATATTAAGGCAAACAATTTGGCTTTATCATATTCATTTGCAAGCAGGCGATGAAATTACGCTGCCAATAAAAGGACAGAAAGGCTTTTTACAATCCATAAAAGGTGGCACCTATTTGCAAACATCAACACAAGAAAATGGGCAAATTCAGTGTGGTGATGGAGCTTTCATCCAAGAGAGCCACAGTATCACGTTAAAAAGCTCGGCTGAGTTTCGTGGCTTGTTTATTGATATTATTTCGTGA
- the diaA gene encoding DnaA initiator-associating protein DiaA, translated as MLDRIKVCFTESIQTQIAAAEALPDAISRAAMMMVQSLLNGHKILSCGNGSSAATAQRFAASMIHRFETERPSLPALSLNTDSVVMTAIMGNQQHDEIYAKQVRALGQAGDVLLAISTHGNSRSIIKAVEAAVTRDMTIVALTGYDGGELAGLLGPQDVEIRIPSQRTVRIQEVQMLTVNCLCDLIDNTLFPHQDD; from the coding sequence GTGCTTGATAGAATCAAAGTCTGCTTTACAGAGAGTATTCAAACTCAAATTGCAGCAGCAGAAGCATTACCAGATGCCATTTCCAGAGCCGCCATGATGATGGTTCAATCTTTGTTAAACGGCCATAAAATATTAAGCTGTGGAAACGGTAGCTCAGCAGCAACAGCACAGCGATTTGCCGCAAGCATGATCCATCGTTTTGAAACTGAGCGCCCAAGCTTGCCTGCATTATCGTTAAACACAGATAGCGTTGTGATGACTGCAATTATGGGGAATCAGCAGCACGATGAAATCTATGCAAAACAAGTGCGTGCATTAGGACAAGCTGGAGATGTGCTACTTGCTATCTCAACGCACGGTAACAGCAGAAGTATTATTAAAGCCGTTGAAGCCGCTGTTACACGAGATATGACCATTGTTGCATTAACAGGTTATGATGGCGGAGAGCTTGCCGGATTATTAGGTCCTCAAGACGTTGAAATTCGTATTCCATCTCAACGCACCGTCAGAATACAGGAAGTTCAGATGCTAACAGTCAATTGTCTCTGTGATTTGATTGATAATACATTATTCCCACATCAGGATGACTAA
- the rsmI gene encoding 16S rRNA (cytidine(1402)-2'-O)-methyltransferase: MNQPNRAAVTTSTLYIVPTPIGNLGDITQRALDVLSHVDLIAAEDTRHTGLLLQHFAINARLYALHDHNEQQKADQLISKLQQGLSIALVSDAGTPLINDPGYHLVNQCRKNGINVVPLPGACAAITALSAAGLPSDRFCYEGFLPAKTKSRQDCLRALSEEPRTLIFYESTHRLLDSLADMVTVWGEDRYVVLARELTKTWETIQGMPVGELLKWVLEDENRRKGEMVLIVEGYEKPVDDDFSPEVLRTLAILQKELPLKKAAAVTAEIYGVKKNALYKHVIEQNGEAQDE, from the coding sequence ATGAATCAACCTAATCGAGCAGCGGTAACGACATCCACACTGTACATAGTACCCACACCTATTGGTAATCTGGGCGATATCACCCAGCGGGCACTTGATGTGCTGTCTCATGTCGATTTAATTGCTGCAGAAGATACCCGTCATACAGGGCTTCTATTACAGCACTTTGCCATTAACGCACGTTTGTATGCGTTACATGATCATAATGAACAGCAAAAAGCGGATCAACTAATTAGCAAATTACAACAGGGGCTAAGTATCGCATTAGTCTCTGATGCAGGTACACCATTAATTAACGATCCTGGCTATCATTTAGTCAATCAATGTCGTAAGAATGGCATCAATGTCGTGCCATTACCCGGTGCTTGTGCTGCTATTACGGCACTTTCTGCGGCAGGGCTTCCTTCTGATCGTTTTTGTTATGAAGGATTTTTGCCAGCAAAAACAAAAAGTCGTCAAGATTGTTTACGCGCATTATCAGAAGAGCCTCGTACATTGATTTTTTATGAATCAACACATCGGCTGTTAGATAGTTTAGCTGATATGGTGACAGTTTGGGGTGAAGATCGCTACGTAGTATTAGCGAGAGAGCTCACAAAAACGTGGGAAACTATTCAAGGCATGCCTGTTGGTGAATTACTTAAGTGGGTACTTGAAGATGAAAACCGTCGTAAAGGTGAAATGGTATTAATTGTTGAAGGTTATGAAAAACCCGTTGATGACGATTTTTCCCCAGAAGTATTACGGACACTTGCGATTTTACAAAAAGAGTTACCACTGAAAAAAGCGGCAGCAGTCACTGCTGAGATTTATGGCGTGAAGAAAAATGCACTCTATAAACATGTCATTGAGCAAAATGGTGAAGCTCAAGACGAGTAA
- a CDS encoding urease accessory protein UreF, producing MLADLRLYQLVSPSLPVGSFTYSQGLEWAIEKGWVCCPQTLSDWLSTQMTSTIATLELPILRRLQENLAQAKMSEVKYWCDFIVASRETKELRQEERQRGIAFARLLPQLDIELDETLQACVKQTQLMAFALAAVKWNISSEKLCCAYAWGWLENTVMSGVKLIPLGQSAGQKILFTLAEQIPAIVEQSAHWPTEDIGSFTPAQIIASSRHETQYTRLFRS from the coding sequence ATGCTTGCAGATCTGCGCTTATATCAATTAGTCAGTCCTTCTCTACCTGTGGGATCGTTTACTTATTCCCAAGGGTTAGAGTGGGCGATTGAAAAGGGTTGGGTTTGTTGTCCGCAAACATTATCGGATTGGTTAAGTACCCAAATGACCAGCACTATAGCAACGTTAGAGCTCCCTATCTTACGGCGATTACAAGAAAATTTGGCACAAGCCAAAATGAGTGAAGTGAAATATTGGTGTGATTTTATTGTCGCAAGTCGTGAAACTAAAGAGCTAAGACAAGAAGAGCGCCAACGAGGTATCGCTTTTGCTCGTTTACTTCCTCAATTAGATATTGAGTTAGATGAAACTTTACAAGCATGTGTAAAACAGACACAACTCATGGCGTTTGCGTTAGCTGCTGTGAAATGGAATATCTCCTCTGAAAAGTTATGTTGTGCTTACGCTTGGGGTTGGCTTGAAAATACAGTGATGTCAGGCGTAAAACTGATCCCATTAGGGCAAAGTGCGGGGCAGAAAATATTGTTTACATTAGCAGAGCAGATCCCTGCCATTGTTGAGCAATCTGCACATTGGCCAACGGAAGATATTGGGAGTTTTACACCCGCACAAATTATTGCCAGTAGTCGCCATGAAACACAATACACTCGACTTTTTCGTTCATGA
- a CDS encoding urease subunit gamma: MELTPREKDKLLLFTAGLVAERRLAKGLKLNYPEAVALISCAIMEGAREGKTVAQLMSEGRTVLTAEQVMEGVPEMIKDIQVECTFPDGTKLVSIHDPIV, encoded by the coding sequence ATGGAATTAACACCAAGAGAAAAAGATAAATTACTGCTTTTTACAGCGGGTCTTGTTGCTGAAAGACGTTTAGCGAAAGGGCTCAAGCTTAATTATCCTGAAGCGGTTGCACTTATCAGTTGCGCCATTATGGAAGGCGCGCGCGAAGGTAAAACTGTTGCCCAATTGATGAGTGAAGGGCGTACTGTTTTGACGGCAGAGCAAGTCATGGAAGGGGTGCCAGAAATGATCAAAGACATTCAAGTAGAATGCACATTCCCTGATGGCACAAAGCTTGTTTCTATTCACGATCCTATTGTGTAG